A stretch of Falco rusticolus isolate bFalRus1 chromosome 2, bFalRus1.pri, whole genome shotgun sequence DNA encodes these proteins:
- the FBXL3 gene encoding F-box/LRR-repeat protein 3, with protein MKRGRKTNEANNSSSEETTEKESKRHKVIDEKTIVVQSPDWANLLQDIILQVFQYLPLLDRAHASQVCRSWNQVFHMPDLWRCFEFELNQPATSYLRATHPELIKQIIKRHSNHLQYVSFKVDSSKESAEAACDILSQLVNCSLKTLGLISTARPSFMDLPKSHFISALTVVFVNSKSLSSLKIDDTPVDDPSLKVLVANNSDTLKLLKMSSCPHVSPAGILCVADQCHGLRELALNYHLLSDELLLALSSEKHVRLEHLRIDVVSENPGQTQFHTIQKSSWDAFIKHSPKVNLVMYFFLYEEEFDPFFRYEIPVTHLYFGRSVSKDVLGRVGMTCPRLVELVVCANGLRPLDEELIRIAERCKYLSAVGLGECEVSCSAFVEFVKMCGGRLSQLSIMEEVLIPDQKYSLEQIHWEVSKHLGRVWFPDMMPTW; from the exons ATGAAACGAGGAAGGAAAACTAATGAGGCAAACAACAGTTCATCTGAAGAGACAACTGAGAAAGAATCCAAGAGACACAAGGTTATCGATGAGAAGACCATAGTTGTGCAGAGTCCTGACTGGGCGAACCTGCTTCAAGACATTATCCTGCAGGTGTTTCAGTACTTGCCCCTTCTGGATCGTGCTCATGCGTCCCAGGTCTGCCGAAGCTGGAACCAAGTGTTTCATATGCCTGATCTCTGGAGGTGTTTTGAGTTTGAACTGAATCAGCCAGCTACATCTTACTTGAGGGCTACACATCCTGAACTAATCAAGCAAATAATAAAGAGGCATTCCAATCACCTGCAGTATGTAAGCTTCAAG gtGGACAGTAGCAAGGaatctgcagaagcagcttgtGATATTTTATCACAGCTGGTGAATTGCTCTCTGAAAACACTTGGGCTAATTTCAACTGCCCGGCCAAGCTTCATGGATTTACCAAAg tctcacTTTATTTCTGCACTGACAGTGGTTTTTGTAAACTCCAAATCACTCTCTTCACTTAAGATTGATGATACACCAGTAGATGATCCATCTCTTAAAGTGCTAGTGGCTAACAACAGCGACACGCTCAAACTGTTGAAAATGAGCAGTTGTCCTCATGTTTCTCCAGCAG GTATCCTCTGTGTGGCTGACCAGTGTCACGGCTTACGCGAGCTGGCGCTGAACTACCACCTGCTGAGCGATGAGcttctgcttgctttgtcttctgaaaaacatgTCAGGTTAGAACACTTGCGCATTGATGTTGTCAGTGAAAATCCAGGACAGACTCAGTTCCACACGATTCAAAAGAGCAGCTGGGACGCTTTCATCAAGCATTCTCCTAAAGTAAATTTAGTCATGTACTTTTTCTTGTACGAAGAAGAGTTTGACCCGTTCTTTCGTTACGAAATACCCGTCACTCACCTTTACTTTGGAAGATCGGTAAGCAAAGACGTACTTGGCCGCGTTGGGATGACGTGTCCTCGGTTAGTTGAACTGGTTGTGTGCGCCAATGGATTACGGCCACTGGATGAGGAGCTGATCCGTATTGCAGAACGTTGCAAGTATCTGTCCGCCGTTGGCCTAGGAGAATGTGAAGTCTCTTGCAGTGCCTTTGTTGAGTTTGTGAAGATGTGTGGTGGTCGTCTCTCCCAGCTTTCTATTATGGAGGAAGTTTTGATTCCTGATCAGAAATACAGCTTAGAGCAGATTCATTGGGAAGTTTCAAAGCATCTCGGTAGAGTCTGGTTCCCGGACATGATGCCTACATGGTAA